Proteins encoded by one window of Thermococcus sp. JdF3:
- a CDS encoding chemotaxis protein CheC: MSEHKSWSSEWYQDIFREASNIAMSHALTALSNMIGEIEMEPPTVEVLPRAKFLAMIASRGIRDSFVVMFDITEGLSGLTILQFPKKSVRALVSLLLGMDPEDEGMDEMGRSAIMEIGNILISVYTDILAQLIGEPVSLSPPKPVESLYDAEMELARPDLRDVTEVLAFKTRFYQANTDVESFFYLVPTKDAFDKLVSRLEAQIESIGTKGDIPGSEGAEAGMNTDPEENGSGEG; this comes from the coding sequence ATGAGCGAGCACAAGAGCTGGTCGTCGGAGTGGTATCAGGACATATTTAGGGAAGCGTCGAACATAGCGATGAGCCACGCGCTTACGGCACTCTCAAACATGATAGGCGAGATTGAGATGGAACCCCCAACGGTGGAGGTACTGCCGCGGGCAAAGTTTCTGGCGATGATCGCCAGCAGGGGTATTCGGGACAGCTTCGTCGTGATGTTCGACATAACGGAAGGACTGAGCGGCCTCACAATACTCCAGTTCCCGAAGAAGAGCGTCAGGGCGCTGGTATCGCTCCTGCTCGGAATGGACCCGGAGGACGAGGGCATGGACGAGATGGGACGCTCCGCCATCATGGAGATAGGCAACATACTTATCTCCGTCTACACCGATATACTCGCCCAGCTCATCGGAGAACCCGTCTCGCTCAGCCCGCCCAAACCCGTGGAGAGCCTGTACGATGCCGAGATGGAGCTGGCAAGACCCGACCTCAGGGATGTCACCGAGGTGCTGGCGTTCAAGACAAGGTTCTACCAGGCCAACACCGACGTGGAGAGCTTCTTTTACCTGGTTCCAACCAAAGATGCCTTTGACAAGCTTGTGAGCAGACTCGAAGCCCAGATAGAAAGCATTGGAACGAAGGGGGACATCCCCGGGAGCGAGGGGGCGGAAGCGGGGATGAATACCGACCCCGAGGAAAACGGTTCCGGCGAGGGTTGA
- a CDS encoding chemotaxis protein CheD, with product MGERKVGIGDYAVGKKAGIISTYGLGSCVGITLYDRLTKVGGLLHALLPEASYYGNKGNPAKYVDTGLELLISDIRKMGGNPRRAEAKIFGGAHMFTNVTTEKLMIGKRNVEVAKRELKRHGIKIVAEDTGGKGGRTIYLDLSTGKVRMRRVSNGQITERVY from the coding sequence TTGGGGGAGAGAAAGGTTGGGATCGGAGATTACGCCGTGGGCAAAAAGGCCGGAATAATCAGCACCTACGGCCTGGGTAGCTGCGTTGGCATAACCCTCTACGACCGCCTGACGAAGGTAGGCGGTCTGCTCCACGCCCTCCTGCCGGAGGCGAGCTACTACGGCAACAAGGGAAATCCGGCGAAGTACGTGGATACCGGGCTTGAACTCCTCATATCCGACATCCGGAAGATGGGAGGGAACCCCCGACGCGCTGAGGCCAAGATATTCGGCGGCGCCCACATGTTCACAAACGTCACCACGGAGAAACTCATGATAGGCAAGAGAAACGTCGAAGTCGCAAAAAGAGAGCTTAAACGGCACGGGATAAAGATAGTGGCAGAGGATACCGGCGGGAAAGGCGGAAGGACGATTTATCTCGACCTATCCACTGGCAAGGTTAGAATGAGGCGCGTCTCCAACGGACAGATAACTGAGAGGGTGTACTGA
- a CDS encoding chemotaxis protein CheC has protein sequence MDSENYGEYIKDLDEFAKSALVETFNIGASKAADVLSEMTGLTVNITVPEIEIVSIKSVPERVGEDVKVAVYIGLSGGFDGHAFFFLDFEDALRMFDLMTGMPPGSTAEFDEMVRSAVMEAGNILISAFANALSEFLGEGIDQTPPDIAVDFTPAILDFALADIGQYCDYTMLLKTTIHMETVQFKEHFMILPHPASMKKIIETLLGGFA, from the coding sequence GTGGACTCTGAGAACTACGGGGAGTACATCAAAGACCTCGATGAGTTCGCCAAGAGCGCGCTGGTCGAAACCTTCAACATAGGTGCTTCCAAGGCCGCGGATGTCCTCAGCGAGATGACGGGTCTAACCGTCAACATTACCGTACCGGAAATAGAGATAGTATCCATCAAGAGCGTGCCTGAAAGGGTGGGAGAGGACGTAAAGGTGGCTGTCTACATCGGACTCAGCGGTGGCTTTGATGGCCACGCCTTCTTCTTTCTGGATTTTGAGGATGCACTCAGGATGTTTGACTTAATGACAGGAATGCCTCCGGGTTCAACGGCGGAGTTCGACGAGATGGTGCGGTCCGCAGTCATGGAGGCAGGCAACATCCTGATCTCCGCCTTCGCCAACGCCCTCAGTGAATTCCTCGGGGAGGGGATAGACCAGACACCGCCAGATATAGCGGTTGACTTCACCCCTGCGATACTGGACTTCGCACTCGCAGATATCGGCCAGTACTGCGATTACACCATGCTCTTAAAGACCACCATCCACATGGAAACAGTCCAATTCAAGGAGCACTTCATGATACTGCCCCACCCCGCTTCCATGAAGAAGATTATCGAAACCCTTCTGGGGGGATTTGCATGA